Proteins co-encoded in one Stomoxys calcitrans chromosome 5, idStoCalc2.1, whole genome shotgun sequence genomic window:
- the LOC106096135 gene encoding glucose-fructose oxidoreductase domain-containing protein 1, translated as MLPGVGVFGTGAITKVLVPILREKGFEIKAVWGRTLRESEEVATFLNISFYTNKIDDVLLRKDVDLVFIVCQPYLHAEISVKALGIGKHVVCDKPMGLNQSDAMKMVRASQYYPTLISLVNHSLRFLPAFTHMKRCLNEGLIGPLNEISLVDVRVQLGSLFPEKFDWMCDAAMGGGALNLVGSHVVDLVSFLLHQHAVRVHGVVKAYTKTTNNVNGIRQISAPDFCNFQMELANGTLITTSIHSHTVPAKTFSQEVLICGSQGHLVVRGGDLFIFKNKPDAPQTVKEEAVYVDVQDLHFATSDSLLPRLYIKGLCKMIGALKESFAVKESSWVKEPVQAAATFEDGLYVQAVLEAVRKSSETKAWQRVQITSDTPSNHDQIMRFARMSTM; from the coding sequence ATGCTGCCCGGCGTTGGCGTCTTTGGGACAGGTGCAATCACCAAGGTTCTAGTGCCTATACTACGTGAAAAGGGCTTTGAAATCAAAGCAGTTTGGGGTCGTACACTGCGTGAAAGTGAGGAAGTAGCCACATTCCTGAATATTTCATTTTACACAAACAAAATCGATGATGTGCTCCTACGTAAAGATGTCGACTTGGTCTTCATAGTCTGTCAGCCTTACCTGCATGCCGAGATTTCGGTTAAAGCCTTGGGCATAGGCAAGCATGTGGTTTGCGACAAGCCCATGGGATTGAATCAGTCAGATGCCATGAAAATGGTGCGTGCATCTCAGTATTATCCCACTCTTATATCTTTGGTAAATCATTCATTGCGATTTCTGCCCGCTTTTACCCATATGAAGCGTTGTTTGAACGAAGGTTTAATTGGACCGCTCAATGAAATTTCCTTGGTGGATGTGCGCGTTCAATTGGGCAGTTTATTCCCGGAAAAATTTGATTGGATGTGCGATGCTGCCATGGGAGGTGGTGCTCTAAATTTAGTTGGCAGTCATGTGGTCGACTTGGTCAGTTTCTTGCTCCACCAGCATGCAGTGCGAGTTCATGGTGTTGTGAAGGCATACACCAAAACCACAAACAATGTTAATGGTATTCGTCAAATCTCTGCTCCGGACTTTTGTAATTTCCAAATGGAACTCGCCAATGGTACACTGATAACAACATCTATTCATAGTCATACGGTACCAGCGAAAACTTTCTCCCAAGAGGTTTTAATCTGTGGCTCTCAAGGTCATTTGGTGGTCCGAGGCGGTGATCTTTTCATATTTAAGAATAAGCCCGATGCACCACAAACCGTGAAAGAAGAAGCCGTTTATGTTGATGTTCAGGATTTGCATTTTGCCACATCAGACTCGCTACTGCCACGGCTATACATAAAGGGTTTGTGCAAAATGATTGGTGCCCTCAAAGAGTCCTTTGCTGTCAAGGAATCGTCATGGGTCAAAGAACCAGTGCAAGCTGCTGCCACTTTTGAAGATGGTCTCTATGTGCAGGCCGTTTTGGAGGCTGTACGCAAGTCAAGTGAGACAAAGGCATGGCAGAGAGTGCAGATAACGTCTGATACTCCTTCAAATCATGATCAAATAATGCGATTTGCTCGCATGTCGACTATGTAA
- the LOC106096136 gene encoding charged multivesicular body protein 6-A: protein MGSLFSKSKKQSRVTEQDKAVLQLKQQRDRLKQYQKRIELSLESDRLLAKKCLAQGRKERAKLLLRKKKYQETMLANTDKQLENLEKMASDIEFAQVEVQVIEGLKQGNAALKKMHAILNIDEIEKIMDETREGIEKQQEIDSILTDVLTSQDEDDVLAELDALAAEEDANVAVSLPEVPSDNLPEAEEVASDEDDEVKAKVGKVKEKPKRVLVEA, encoded by the exons ATGGGGAGcctattttcaaaaagtaaaaaacaaagCCGCGTTACAGAACAAGACAAAGCAGTTCTG CAATTGAAACAACAAAGGGACCGTCTAAAACAATATCAAAAGCGTATAGAATTGTCTCTGGAAAGTGATCGGCTGTTGGCCAAAAAATGCTTGGCCCAAGGCCGCAAGGA ACGTGCAAAGTTGTTGCTGCGCAAGAAAAAGTATCAGGAAACAATGCTGGCCAATACCGACAAGCAACTGgagaatttggaaaaaatggcATCCGACATTGAGTTTGCCCAAGTTGAGGTTCAAGTCATTGAAGGTCTCAAGCAGGGCAATGCTGCTCTCAAGAAAATGCATGCCATTTTGAATATCGATGAAATTGAAAAGATCATGGATGAAACACGCGAGGGAATCGAAAAGCAACAAGAAATCGATTCTATACTCACGGATGTTTTGACTTCGCAAGACGAAGACGATGTCTTAGCTGAATTAGACGCTTTGGCCGCCGAGGAGGATGCAAATGTTGCCGTTTCACTGCCAGAAGTTCCCAGCGATAATTTGCCCGAAGCCGAAGAAGTGGCCAGCGACGAAGATGACGAAGTCAAAGCCAAGGTGGGCAAAGTGAAAGAAAAGCCCAAAAGGGTTCTTGTGGAGGCCTAG
- the LOC106096123 gene encoding carboxylic ester hydrolase has translation MIRPFVYRNLVNNRLLSCSFSRMSSQLVKVQVKQGIIIGQQKNLPNGNKYESFQGIPYAVPPIGELRFRSPLPLEQFDVPELDCLKEGDVSHHRDPFTGELIGSENCLFLNVYVPKGKTYAEKPLPVMVWIHGGGFTFGNGNSDYYLPLSLMQEDVIVVTFNYRLGALGFLYLPEEGIWGNAGLKDQRLALEWVNENIHRFNGDPNNVTLFGESAGAASVHLHMCSKHAHKLFHKTIMQSGTANMEWVFQTNPVYKTRKLAEDLGYKETSNTKGLLKFLQSPEVTDAHILSKMLGVLTREERRRELPLPFKPVIEDSQSPDSFLDQPILEKLKNQPNSIAIPSIMGYNSAEGIGMMINALRKLEEYDRDFKRMVPRNIPLDPYHADVEEIGKQMRDFYLNGRPLTLKMLNELANILTDYHFSVDMQNAAKWQTLLQPQAPVYFYQFDYVGGRNLYKVMLQLDKLRGASHGDELFYLFQMAGNNDMGSAEDQRITKQLSYLWANFAKYSNPTPSNLEMDASISCKWQPVRKPPSEQEPFILDYLSIENSGCHMKTNPDKERIEFWRNIYQKFSQPLDYSRISAKL, from the exons ATGATTCGACCATTTGTTTATAGAAATTTAGTCAATAATCGATTGTTGAGCTGTTCGTTCTCCAGAATG TCATCTCAACTGGTCAAAGTTCAAGTTAAACAAGGTATTATAATTggccaacaaaaaaatttgcccAATGGCAATAAATATGAAAGTTTTCAGGGGATCCCTTATGCAGTCCCACCTATTGGTGAATTGAGATTTAGG TCTCCCTTACCATTGGAACAATTCGATGTACCAGAATTAGATTGTCTGAAAGAAGGCGACGTTTCCCACCATCGTGATCCTTTCACAGGCGAACTTATTGGTTCCGAAAACTGTCTCTTCTTAAATGTTTATGTGCCCAAAGGAAAGACATATGCCGAAAAACCTTTACCAGTAATGGTGTGGATCCATGGAGGTGGATTTACATTTGGAAATGGCAATAGTGACTA ttATTTGCCCTTGTCTTTAATGCAGGAAGATGTTATTGTGGTAACTTTCAACTATCGCCTAGGAGCACTTGGCTTTTTATATCTGCCTGAAGAAGGCATTTGGGGTAATGCTGGCTTGAAGGATCAG CGCCTAGCCCTGGAGTGGGTAAATGAAAATATTCATCGTTTTAATGGGGATCCCAACAATGTGACCCTATTTGGAGAATCCGCTGGTGCTGCTTCGGttcatttacatatgtgttcaaAACATGCCCATAAACTCTTTCACAAGACAATAATGCAGAGTGGCACAGCCAACATGGAATGGGTGTTCCAAACAAACCCAGTCTACAAAACACGAAAGCTGGCCGAAGATTTGGGTTACAAAGAAACAAGCAATACCAAGgggcttttgaaatttttacagtcaCCTGAAGTTACCGATGCACACATACTATCCAAGATGTTGGGTGTACTAACGCGCGAAGAAAGAAGACGTGAACTGCCTTTGCCATTTAAACCTGTGATCGAAGATAGCCAAAGTCCCGATAGTTTCCTAGATCAACCAATATTGGAGAAACTCAAAAATCAGCCAAATAGCATCGCCATACCCTCCATAATGGGATACAATTCTGCAGAGGGTATAGGCATGATGATAAATGCATTAAGAAAACTAGAGGAATATGATCGCGATTTTAAACGCATGGTTCCGCGCAATATACCATTGGACCCCTATCATGCAGATGTAGAAGAGATAGGCAAACAAATGCGTGACTTCTATTTGAATGGCCGTCCCTTGACCCTCAAAATGTTAAACGAATTGGCAAACATTTTAACAGACTATCACTTCTCCGTTGATATGCAAAATGCGGCTAAATGGCAGACGCTATTGCAGCCCCAGGCCCCTGTGTATTTCTATCAATTCGATTATGTGGGCGGTCGTAATTTGTATAAGGTTATGCTGCAATTGGATAAGCTGAGAGGTGCCTCACATGGTGATGAATTGTTTTATCTCTTTCAAATGGCTGGCAACAATGATATGGGAAGTGCAGAAGATCAAAGGATAACCAAACAATTGAGTTATTTGTGGGCAAATTTTGCTAAATACAGCAACCCTACTCCCAGTAATCTGGAAATGGATGCCTCTATCAGCTGTAAATGGCAGCCTGTAAGGAAACCCCCCTCGGAACAAGAACCATTTATACTAGATTATTTATCGATTGAAAACAGTGGATGTCACATGAAAACTAATCCCGATAAGGAGAGAATTGAATTCTGGCGCAATATTTATCAGAAATTTTCTCAGCCTCTGGATTACTCAAGGATAAGTGCAAAATTgtaa